Proteins from a single region of Lampris incognitus isolate fLamInc1 chromosome 16, fLamInc1.hap2, whole genome shotgun sequence:
- the srrm1 gene encoding serine/arginine repetitive matrix protein 1 isoform X5, producing the protein MMQINLTGFLNGKNAREFMKDLWPLLLSAQENIAGIPSVFLEQKKEEIKQRQIEQEKLASLKKMDEDKKEKDKDNRERAQSKSPRRRKSRSPSPRRRSPVKRDRKHSPSRSPRRKSSPGGTNSPPPALMQLPLKPEEHHLEPERAESAIPVAPVVQEAPSTGDVEVMKSDSVVEVKEPSPDKTVKKEERPKSREREKDSRRDRPRHRSRSHSRSRRRRSRSRSYSPRRRPSPRRRMSPRRRSPPRRGPQSSRHRHRRSPVRRRRTRSASSSGSSSSTSRSPKKAVKRTSPTPPRKQACHPDASLSPSGKDRRSPSPRGRKGRGSASPSRSSGLKRKQNDSPSDNIKARASEGSESEEDKNEKGATADSVQQRRQYRRTNRESSSDSGSSSSSEDEGPKRPAGGPGARNGEVKRRRSHSASPRRRHRDPSPRKRRSPSPGGRRRRSPSPPRRRRSPSPARRRSPSPPVRRRSPSPRRYSPPIQRRYSPSPLPPPKRKLSGSPQKRSSPGAKRRPSRSPKRRSSPVQKRRTPPSSTSPPRHRRSPMLSSNRPIRDKRSPAAATNRLSPSPANRSRTARASNSPQGRFETSSASPPSQRRQQSPPHSGRPIRRVSRTPEPRKNQRISSSPPPMRRASSRSRSVSPPPAAQKRPAPGSASPSPARSISGSPPPAKKASSGSGSQSPSKNSDVEAGGKKKKKKKEKKHKKDKKHKKHKKHKKEKSGGAGAGDGQENQGIDEDADSKKESDSEVEDSLDDLEKHLREKALRSMRKAQMSPSQMS; encoded by the exons ATGATGCAGATTAACCTGACTGGCTTCCTGAACGGCAAGAATGCCCGGGAATTCATGAAGGACCTATGGCCCCTGTTGCTCAGTGCCCAGGAGAACATTGCTGGTATCCCCTCTGTCTTCTTGGAACAAAAGAAAGAGGAAATTAAACAAAGACAG ATTGAACAGGAGAAGCTTGCTTCTCTAAAGAAGATGGATGAGGATAAGAAAGAAAAGGATAAAGACAACAGAGAGAGGGCTCAGTCAAAGAGTCCAAGGAG GCGGAAGTCAAGGTCGCCATCACCTAGACGACGGTCACCGGTGAAACGAGACAGGAAGCACAGTCCCTCGCGCTCCCCACGACGCAAGTCTAGTCCAGGTGGTACCAATTCACCTCCACCAGCACTGATGCAATTGCCCCTGAAACCTGAGGAGCACCATTTGGAACCTGAAAGAGCAGAGAGTGCCATACCAGTGGCTCCAGTTGTGCAGGAGGCCCCTTCTACTGG CGATGTTGAGGTGATGAAATCTGACTCTGTGGTTGAAGTCAAAGAGCCCTCCCCAGACAAGACCGTCAAGAAAGAGGAGAGGCCCAAGTCCcgggagagggagaaggacagCAGGAGGGACAGGCCTCGGCACCGCTCACGCTCCCACTCCCGCTCTCGCAGACGACGCTCTCGTTCTAG ATCTTACTCCCCTCGCAGAAGACCAAGCCCTAGGAGGAGGATGTCCCCTCGCCGTAGGAGCCCCCCCAGGCGTGGCCCCCAGAGTTCCAGACACAGGCACAGACGCTCCCCTGTCCGCAG GAGGCGTACTCGCTCTGCGTCATCTTCAGGCAGCAGCTCGTCCACTTCTCGATCACCTAAGAAGGCTGTGAAAAGAACATCTCCAACACCACCTCGAAAGCAGGCATGCCATCCTGACGCCTCACTCAGCCCATCAGGCAAGGACAGACGCTCACCATCCCCACGAGGAAGGAAGGGCCGGGGCTCTGCCTCCCCATCAAGATCATCTG GTTTAAAGCGAAAGCAGAATGATTCTCCATCTGATAATATCAAAGCCAGAGCATCGGAGGGGTCTGAGTCAG AGGAAGATAAAAATGAGAAGGGGGCAACTGCAGACTCTGTGCAGCAGCGACGTCAGTATCGCAGGACAAATCGGGAATCATCTTCAG ATTCAGGATCTTCCTCTTCATCAGAGGATGAGGGACCAAAGAGGCCAGCAGGAGGGCCAGGAGCCAGGAATGGTGAGGTGAAGAGGAGGCGCAGCCACTCGGCCTCTCCACGGAGACGACACCGGGATCCCTCTCCTAG GAAGAGACGTTCTCCTTCTCCGGGGGGACGCAGGCGtcgctccccctctcccccacgcCGCCgccgctctccctctcctgccAGACGCAG GTCTCCATCCCCACCTGTTCGTAGACGATCTCCATCCCCCAGACGGTACTCTCCCCCAATCCAGCGCCGCTATAGTCCCTCACCACTGCCCCCTCCAAAGAGAAAGCTGTCAGGCTCGCCCCAAAAGCGCTCTTCTCCAGGGGCAAAGCGACGCCCATCCAGGTCCCCCAAGCGCAGGAGTTCTCCTGTTCAAAAGAGACGCACACCTCCCTCCTCCACATCACCTCCCAGGCACAGGAGGAGCCCTATGTTGTCTTCTAACCGGCCAATCAGGGACAAGCGTTCCCCTGCTGCAGCAACTAACCGCCTCTCCCCATCCCCTGCCAACCGCAGTCGCACTGCAAGGGCCTCCAACAGTCCTCAGGGGCGTTTTGAGACTTCCAGCGCCTCCCCTCCAAGCCAGAGGAGGCAGCAGTCCCCTCCCCATAGTGGCAGACCCATTCGCAGGGTGTCCCGGACTCCAGAACCACGCAAGAACCAGAG AATATCTTCGAGTCCTCCGCCTATGAGGAGAGCATCCTCCAGGTCAAGATCAGTTTCCCCTCCACCAGCAGCTCAGAAACGCCCAGCCCCTGGCTCTGCCTCACCTTCACCTGCCCGCTCTATTAGTGGATCTCCACCCCCAGCCAAAAAAGCCAGCAGTGGCTCTGGCAGCCAATCCCCGAGCAAG AACTCTGATGTGGAGGCCgggggaaagaaaaagaagaagaagaaggaaaagaaaCACAAGAAAGACAAGAAACACAAAAAACATAAGAAGCATAAGAAGGAGAAGAGTGGCGGTGCTGGGGCCGGAGATGGCCAAGAGAACCAGGGGATAGATGAGGACGCAGATTCAAAAAAG GAATCAGACAGTGAAGTAGAGGATAGCCTGGATGACCTGGAGAAGCACCTGCGAGAAAAGGCCCTGCGCTCCATGAGAAAGGCACAAATGTCCCCATCACAAATGTCCTGA